One region of Salvia miltiorrhiza cultivar Shanhuang (shh) chromosome 3, IMPLAD_Smil_shh, whole genome shotgun sequence genomic DNA includes:
- the LOC131015040 gene encoding probable cyclic nucleotide-gated ion channel 14 isoform X3: protein MDLDKIAKRYLRSEFLIDAIAALPLPQIVIWSILPAIRSSHADHTNNALILIVLLQYIPRLYLIFPLSSQIIKATGVVTKTAWAGAAYNLLLYMLASHVLGASWYVLSIQRHATCWKSACRAETASTGCSLDFLDCGALLRGDRQKWANTTYVFKRCNPGDTTYFNYGIFGNAVANNVVSSDFVEKYFYCLWWGLQNLSSYGQTLATSTFIGETLFAILIAIFGLVLFAHLIGNMQTYLQSITVRLEEWRLKRRDTEEWMRHRQLPQDLQQRIRRFTQYKWLATRGVDEESILRGLPTDLCRDIQRHLCLDLVRRVPFFSQMDGQLLDAICERLVSSLSTQGTYIVREGDPVTEMLFIIRGTLESSTTDGGRAGFFNSTMLRPGDFCGEELLSWALLPRSTLNLPSSTRTVKSLTEVEAFVLRAEDLKFVANQFRRLHSKKLQHTFRYYSHHWRTWAACFIQVAWRRHKKRMVAKSLSMKESLRVSDEGQGQGQGQPHDDYEGEEEESAASTPRQPAMQGLGVTILASRFAANTRRGALKAKNVQLPKLQKPEEPDFSADPDDD from the exons ATTGTGATATGGTCGATATTGCCAGCGATCAGAAGCTCCCACGCTGATCACACGAACAACGCGTTGATACTGATTGTCCTGCTGCAGTACATCCCGAGATTGTATCTGATCTTCCCCTTGAGTTCTCAAATCATCAAAGCTACTGGCGTCGTCACAAAGACAGCCTGGGCCGGTGCTGCATACAATTTGCTGCTCTACATGCTAGCAAGCCAT GTGTTGGGAGCTTCCTGGTACGTGCTGTCTATTCAACGGCATGCTACCTGTTGGAAATCAGCTTGCAGGGCCGAGACTGCTAGCACCGGATGCTCTCTTGATTTTCTGGACTGCGGTGCTTTGCTCCGTGGTGACAGACAAAAATGGGCGAATACCACGTACGTGTTCAAAAGATGCAACCCCGGTGATACTACCTACTTCAACTATGGCATTTTTGGAAATGCTGTTGCCAACAACGTTGTCTCATCGGATTTCGTGGAGAAATACTTCTACTGTCTATGGTGGGGTTTGCAGAACTTGAG TTCTTATGGGCAGACATTGGCAACAAGCACTTTTATTGGTGAAACTCTGTTTGCAATACTCATTGCTATCTTTGGGCTTGTTCTGTTTGCACATTTGATTGGAAATATGCAG ACCTATCTGCAATCAATCACTGTGAGGCTCGAGGAGTGGAGGCTTAAGCGACGCGACACCGAGGAATGGATGAGGCATCGTCAGCTGCCACAGGATCTGCAGCAGCGTATCAGGCGTTTCACGCAGTACAAATGGCTAGCCACGAGGGGAGTTGACGAGGAATCCATCCTGCGCGGCTTGCCCACTGATCTCTGTCGCGACATCCAACGCCACCTCTGTTTAGACCTTGTCCGCCGT GTACCCTTTTTCTCACAGATGGATGGCCAGCTCCTAGACGCCATATGCGAGCGCCTAGTGTCGTCCCTGAGCACCCAGGGGACGTACATTGTCCGTGAAGGTGATCCGGTGACGGAGATGCTCTTCATCATCAGAGGGACGCTGGAGAGCTCCACCACCGACGGAGGCCGGGCAGGATTCTTCAACTCGACAATGCTGAGGCCCGGTGACTTCTGTGGGGAGGAGCTGCTCTCGTGGGCTTTGCTGCCGAGGTCTACCCTAAACCTGCCCTCTTCAACTCGAACGGTTAAGTCCCTCACCGAGGTGGAGGCGTTCGTGCTAAGAGCAGAGGACCTTAAGTTCGTGGCGAATCAGTTCAGACGCCTCCACAGCAAGAAGTTGCAGCACACGTTCCGTTACTACTCCCACCATTGGAGGACGTGGGCCGCCTGTTTCATCCAGGTGGCGTGGAGGAGGCACAAGAAGAGGATGGTGGCCAAGAGCCTAAGCATGAAGGAGTCCTTGCGCGTATCTGATgaggggcaggggcaggggcaggggcaGCCACACGATGACTACGAGGGAGAGGAGGAGGAATCCGCTGCCTCCACACCGCGCCAGCCAGCAATGCAGGGCCTCGGAGTAACCATACTGGCTTCTAGATTTGCTGCCAACACGAGGAGAGGAGC